In Tenrec ecaudatus isolate mTenEca1 chromosome 4, mTenEca1.hap1, whole genome shotgun sequence, a single window of DNA contains:
- the LOC142446874 gene encoding olfactory receptor 51A7-like, with the protein MSISNTSEVEISTFFLIGIPGMEHAHVWISIPICLIYLFAILGNCTILFFIKTEASLHEPMYYFLSMLALSDLGLSISSLPTMLRIFLFNATGISSYACFAQEFFIHGFSAMESSVLFVMSVDRFIAINNPLRYASILTGTRVITIGLVFAGKSILLVLPFPFILKRLKYCYKSLLSHSYCLHQDVMKLACSDNKVNIIYGFFVALTAMLDLACISVSYMLILKIVLGISSQKGRLKVLNTCLSHVCAVLVFYVPIITLAVVHRFASNASPVLRVIIADTFLLIPPLMNPIVYSVKSQHIRNRILGKLCEKQS; encoded by the coding sequence ATGTCAATCTCCAACACCTCTGAAGTAGAAATTTCTACGTTCTTCCTGATTGGGATTCCAGGAATGGAACATGCCCATGTTTGGATCTCAATCCCAATTTGCCTCATTTACCTCTTTGCTATCCTGGGGAACTGCACTattctttttttcataaaaacagaggCTTCACTACATGAACCAATGTATTATTTCCTCTCCATGTTGGCATTGTCTGACCTAGGACTGTCCATCTCTTCCCTACCAACTATGCTGAGAATCTTCTTGTTCAATGCCACAGGGATTTCCTCATATGCCTGCTTTGCTCAAGAGTTTTTCATTCATGGATTCTCAGCTATGGAATCATCTGTACTTTTTGTCATGTCAGTTGACCGCTTTATAGCTATTAATAACCCCTTGAGATATGCCTCTATTCTGACAGGTACCAGGGTCATTACAATTGGTCTTGTGTTTGCTGGGAAAAGTATTTTATTGGTCCTACCTTTCCCCTTCATTCTAAAAAGGCTGAAATACTGTTATAAAAGCCTTCTATCCCACTCCTACTGTCTCCACCAGGATGTTATGAAGCTGGCCTGTTCAGACAACAAGGTCAATATTATCTATGGCTTTTTTGTGGCTCTTACAGCTATGTTAGACTTGGCATGCATTTCTGTGTCATACATGCTAATTCTAAAAATTGTTCTGGGCATTTCTTCACAAAAGGGTCGCCTCAAAGTCCTCAACACTTGCCTCTCCCATGTCTGTGCTGTGCTTGTCTTCTATGTGCCCATCATCACCTTGGCTGTGGTTCACCGCTTTGCCAGTAATGCCTCTCCGGTTCTTAGAGTTATTATCGCTGACACCTTCCTTTTGATCCCCCCTCTAATGAATCCGATTGTGTATTCTGTGAAGAGTCAGCATATTAGAAATCGAATCTTGGGTAAATTATGTGAGAAGCAAAGCTAA
- the LOC142446875 gene encoding olfactory receptor 51A7-like, whose protein sequence is MVAVNTSEVEISTFFLIGIPGMEYAHVWISIPICLIYLFGILGNSTILFFIKTEASLHEPMYYFLSMLAFSDLGLSISSLPTMLRIFLFNATGISPDACIAQEFFIHVFSAMESTVLFIMSVDRFIAINNPLRYTSILTGARVFKISVLNTMICIFLILPFPITLKQLTFCNKSRLSHSYCLHQDVMKLACSDNKVNVIYGFIVALIAMLDLTFIALSYMLILKIVLGMASHTSRLKVLNTCISHICAVLVFYVPIITLAVLHRFGRKTSQVITIIIADILLLAPPLMNPIVYAVKSQQIRNVILGKL, encoded by the coding sequence ATGGTAGCCGTGAACACCTCAGAAGTAGAAatctcaactttcttcttgattgGGATCCCAGGAATGGAATATGCCCACGTTTGGATCTCAATCCCCATTTGCCTCATATACCTCTTTGGAATCCTGGGAAACAGCACAATCCTCTTTTTCATAAAGACAGAAGCCTCACTGCATGAACCTATGTATTACTTCCTCTCCATGCTGGCATTTTCCGACCTAGGCCTGTCCATTTCTTCCCTTCCAACGATGCTGAGGATCTTCTTGTTCAACGCCACAGGGATTTCCCCAGATGCTTGCATTGCCCAAGAGTTTTTCATTCATGTGTTCTCAGCCATGGAGTCAACTGTACTTTTTATCATGTCTGTAGACAGATTCATAGCTATTAACAACCCCCTGAGGTACACCTCCATCCTTACAGGTGCCAGGGTCTTTAAAATCAGTGTTTTGAACACTATGATATGTATTTTCCTAATTCTACCTTTCCCTATAACTCTAAAACAGCTAACATTCTGTAATAAAAGCCGTCTTTCCCACTCTTACTGTCTCCACCAGGATGTCATGAAGCTGGCCTGTTCTGATAACAAGGTCAATGTCATTTATGGTTTTATTGTTGCTCTGATTGCTATGTTAGACTTGACATTCATTGCTTTGTCTTACATGCTAATCCTAAAAATTGTTCTGGGCATGGCATCACACACAAGTCGCCTCAAAGTTCTGAACACTTGCATCTCCCATATCTGTGCTGTTCTTGTCTTCTATGTACCTATCATCACCTTGGCTGTCCTTCATCGTTTTGGCAGAAAAACATCTCAAGTGATTACGATCATTATAGCTGATATcctcctccttgctccccctctAATGAATCCCATTGTTTATGCTGTGAAGAGTCAGCAGATTCGAAATGTGATTCTGGGTAAACTCTGA